The Deltaproteobacteria bacterium genome segment TTTGTGAGCAGCACGATCCGGGCGCGCGCGTCGGCCGGATCCCGGGCGACCCGGAGGAGGCCGGCCTTCTCCAGGGGCAGCAGGTTCCGCGTGAGCGTGGTCCGATCCATCCCCAGGACTTGCGCAATCTTGCCCATGCCGGCACCGGCCTCGCCGAATCGGGCGACGGCGACGAGCGCGGTCAGCTGCGAGATCTGCAGGCCGGCGCGGCGCAGGTTCTCGTCATAGATCCTGGACAAGGTGCGGGACGTCTGCCGCACACGCATGCAGGTGCACTCGTCCGCGATTTTCCGGGCGGCATCCTGGAAATTGGTTTTCACGCTGGTGTTTGCATCTACACGGAGCTGCCGCGCCGTGCAAGGCAAGATCGAAAACGGCGGAGCAAAGTGTACATACACGTGAGCCTGCGCCCCCGGGAGCCTGCGGCTCAGCGGCCGGGGTCACCGCGACGTGCGGGTCGCCGGCGAGGACGACGCCTGGCGAGCGCGCGGATCCAGAACCTGCTCGTCTCGCGCAGGACGGCCTCGCTCAGTTCCTCGTCGTCGACTGCGCGCGAGATGGCGAG includes the following:
- a CDS encoding winged helix-turn-helix transcriptional regulator, translating into MKTNFQDAARKIADECTCMRVRQTSRTLSRIYDENLRRAGLQISQLTALVAVARFGEAGAGMGKIAQVLGMDRTTLTRNLLPLEKAGLLRVARDPADARARIVLLTKPGQRAIEKAFPLWEKSQKRVRDLVGVRQARDLHHRLARLLAVVRT